One segment of Desulfofundulus luciae DNA contains the following:
- a CDS encoding helix-turn-helix transcriptional regulator — protein MELSKRQEAILEIVKKEGPITGEQIAERLSLTRATLRPDMAILTMAGLLEARPRVGYYYSGKTPNKVIAEKLHRIKVGEVKSVPVVVSEHCSVYDAVVTMFIEDVGTLIVVREGGILEGVISRKDLLKITLGGQDIHKLPVGVVMTRMPNVITVGPDDSVWLAAKKLITHEVDALPVVRPVEGGDKNKDLEVIGRLSKTNITRLFVELGEGN, from the coding sequence TTGGAACTTTCCAAGCGACAGGAAGCCATTCTGGAGATTGTCAAAAAGGAAGGTCCCATTACCGGTGAGCAGATTGCCGAGCGCCTCTCTCTCACCCGGGCCACTTTACGTCCCGATATGGCTATTTTGACCATGGCCGGGCTTTTAGAGGCCCGGCCCCGGGTGGGCTACTATTACAGCGGCAAGACCCCGAACAAGGTGATTGCCGAAAAGCTCCACCGCATCAAGGTGGGAGAAGTAAAGTCCGTGCCTGTGGTGGTGTCTGAGCATTGTTCGGTGTACGATGCGGTGGTCACCATGTTCATTGAGGACGTAGGGACACTGATCGTGGTCCGGGAGGGAGGGATTTTGGAGGGGGTTATCTCGCGGAAGGATCTATTGAAGATCACCCTGGGGGGACAGGACATCCATAAATTGCCCGTGGGTGTGGTGATGACCCGCATGCCCAACGTCATTACCGTGGGCCCTGATGATTCGGTCTGGTTGGCAGCCAAGAAATTAATTACCCACGAAGTGGATGCCCTGCCCGTGGTACGCCCGGTTGAGGGTGGCGACAAAAACAAGGACCTGGAAGTCATTGGTCGCCTGAGCAAGACTAACATTACTCGCCTCTTTGTTGAGCTGGGAGAAGGAAACTAA
- the glyS gene encoding glycine--tRNA ligase subunit beta: protein MHTQDFLLEIGMEEIPARFLNPALEQLKELAANLLRENRLPFGEIKTYGTPRRLVLYVYNLAGVQESLIQEVKGPAVKVAFNPAGEPTRAALGFAKSQGVDVSQLVVKNLGPVEYVFAVKRQEGRPTTEVLAGLCPSLIAGLHFPKPMRWGALEVRFARPIRWLVAIYGDQVIDFSYAGLRSGRITHGHRFLSQGPLEIPRAGKYFEVMERGRVVVDTDRRRQMIWNQVQELAARVGGQVEPDEELLTEVTNLVEYPVALCGSFDESFLQLPAEVLVTSMREHQRYFPVMDSGGKLLPRFIAISNGSEEHLDTVRAGNEKVLRARLADAAFFWKEDLATPLADRVEALKKVVWQESLGTVYDKVERLIGLSRYLARVLAAGEKETAQVLRAAYLAKADLVTSMVYEFPELQGVMGREYALASGEDPAVARAIYEHYLPRFSGDELPVSTPGRILSLADKMDTLVGCFAIGIEPTGSQDPYGLRRQALGVCHICLEGELILSLRGLIEQAYEQYRGRVELKLGREQVISHLMDFFAQRLKGIFADRGLSYDTVEAVLAAGFDDLAGAWQRAQAVEIFRDEPHFEAVLTAFTRAHNLSRKHGSTTVDPAALVHPAEAALYQKLKEVQEEVARNLVARDYRGALAAMASLRPGVDQFFDAIMVMVDDERIRNNRLSLLKGVAALALGVADLSKLVAAPGDKLYT from the coding sequence ATGCATACCCAGGATTTCTTACTGGAAATTGGTATGGAAGAAATACCGGCCCGGTTTTTAAACCCGGCCCTGGAACAATTGAAGGAACTGGCAGCGAATTTGTTGCGGGAAAACCGGCTGCCCTTTGGTGAAATTAAGACCTATGGCACCCCCCGGCGCCTGGTCCTCTACGTCTACAACCTGGCCGGTGTGCAGGAATCCCTGATCCAGGAGGTAAAAGGGCCGGCGGTTAAAGTGGCCTTCAATCCGGCCGGGGAGCCAACCCGGGCGGCCCTGGGCTTTGCCAAAAGCCAGGGGGTGGATGTTTCCCAGCTGGTGGTGAAAAACCTGGGCCCCGTGGAATATGTATTTGCAGTGAAGCGTCAGGAGGGCCGGCCCACAACGGAAGTGCTGGCCGGGCTCTGCCCCTCTTTAATTGCCGGGTTGCACTTCCCCAAACCCATGCGCTGGGGAGCCCTAGAGGTGCGTTTTGCCCGTCCCATTCGCTGGCTGGTGGCCATTTACGGTGATCAGGTGATTGATTTTTCCTATGCCGGGCTCCGGTCCGGGCGGATTACCCACGGGCACCGGTTTTTAAGCCAGGGTCCTCTGGAAATCCCCCGTGCCGGCAAATATTTTGAGGTTATGGAGCGGGGCCGGGTGGTGGTGGATACCGACCGCCGCCGGCAGATGATCTGGAACCAGGTACAGGAGCTGGCAGCCCGGGTCGGCGGGCAGGTGGAGCCCGACGAAGAACTGCTGACGGAAGTAACCAATCTGGTGGAATATCCGGTAGCCCTTTGCGGCAGCTTTGACGAGAGCTTTTTGCAGTTGCCCGCCGAGGTGCTGGTAACGTCCATGCGGGAACACCAGCGTTATTTCCCCGTGATGGATTCCGGGGGCAAACTGCTGCCCCGTTTTATTGCTATCAGCAACGGCAGTGAGGAGCACCTGGATACCGTCCGGGCTGGGAATGAAAAGGTGCTGCGGGCCCGCCTGGCCGATGCCGCCTTTTTCTGGAAGGAAGATCTGGCCACACCCCTGGCGGACCGGGTCGAGGCCTTAAAAAAGGTCGTCTGGCAGGAGAGTTTGGGTACGGTCTACGACAAAGTGGAACGTCTTATCGGCCTGTCCCGCTACCTGGCCCGTGTTTTGGCGGCCGGTGAAAAAGAGACGGCACAGGTGCTGCGGGCGGCATACCTGGCCAAGGCCGATCTGGTGACCAGCATGGTTTACGAATTTCCCGAATTGCAGGGTGTTATGGGGCGGGAATACGCCCTGGCTTCCGGAGAGGACCCGGCAGTGGCCCGGGCCATTTACGAGCATTACCTGCCCCGTTTCTCCGGCGATGAGCTGCCGGTTAGTACCCCGGGACGGATATTGAGTTTGGCCGATAAGATGGACACCCTGGTAGGTTGTTTTGCCATCGGTATCGAGCCCACCGGTTCCCAGGATCCCTACGGCCTGCGCCGGCAGGCCCTGGGGGTATGCCATATCTGCCTGGAGGGAGAACTAATACTTTCCTTGCGCGGGTTGATTGAGCAGGCTTATGAACAGTACCGGGGGCGGGTGGAACTGAAGCTGGGAAGAGAACAGGTTATATCTCACCTCATGGACTTCTTTGCCCAGCGCTTGAAAGGAATTTTTGCCGACCGGGGATTATCCTACGACACGGTGGAGGCAGTGCTGGCGGCCGGTTTTGATGATCTCGCCGGTGCCTGGCAGCGCGCCCAGGCTGTGGAGATCTTCCGGGACGAACCCCATTTTGAAGCAGTGCTCACAGCTTTTACCCGCGCCCATAACTTATCCCGCAAGCACGGTTCCACTACCGTGGACCCGGCTGCCCTCGTGCACCCGGCAGAAGCAGCCTTATACCAGAAATTAAAAGAGGTGCAGGAAGAGGTTGCCCGCAACCTGGTCGCCCGGGATTACCGGGGGGCGCTGGCGGCCATGGCTTCTTTGCGGCCGGGGGTAGATCAATTTTTTGATGCCATCATGGTAATGGTGGATGATGAAAGAATCCGGAACAATCGTCTCAGCCTGCTCAAGGGAGTGGCCGCCCTGGCCCTGGGTGTGGCCGATCTGAGTAAACTGGTTGCCGCACCGGGGGACAAATTGTATACATGA
- the glyQ gene encoding glycine--tRNA ligase subunit alpha produces MNFQDLILALNRFWADQNCIIQQPYDVEKGAGTMNPATFLRVLGPEPWRVAYVEPSRRPTDGRYGENPNRLQHYYQYQVILKPSPDDVVEVYLDSLAAIGINPQEHDIRFVEDNWESPTLGAWGLGWEVWLDGMEITQFTYFQQCGGLDCRPVSTEITYGLERLAMFIQGKDNVFDIEWVNGLTYGDVHHRGEVEHSRYNFEEADTGMLFKLFDMYEREARRIVEKGLVLPAYDYVLKCSHTFNLLDARGAISVTERTAFIHRVRSLARACAEAYVVQREEMGYPLLKK; encoded by the coding sequence ATGAACTTTCAAGACCTGATCCTGGCTTTAAACCGTTTCTGGGCCGATCAAAACTGCATCATCCAGCAGCCCTACGATGTGGAAAAGGGCGCCGGCACCATGAACCCGGCCACTTTCTTACGGGTTTTGGGGCCCGAACCCTGGCGGGTGGCCTATGTGGAGCCTTCCCGCCGGCCCACTGACGGCCGCTACGGGGAAAATCCCAACCGGCTGCAGCATTACTACCAGTACCAGGTGATCCTGAAGCCCTCCCCCGATGATGTGGTGGAGGTATACCTGGACAGCCTGGCGGCCATAGGGATCAACCCCCAGGAGCACGATATCCGCTTTGTGGAAGACAACTGGGAATCACCCACCCTGGGTGCCTGGGGCCTGGGTTGGGAGGTATGGCTGGACGGGATGGAGATCACCCAGTTCACCTATTTCCAGCAATGCGGGGGCCTGGACTGCCGCCCCGTTTCGACGGAGATTACCTACGGTTTGGAACGGCTGGCCATGTTCATCCAGGGCAAGGACAATGTTTTTGACATCGAATGGGTTAACGGCCTGACTTACGGGGACGTACACCACCGGGGCGAGGTGGAACACTCCCGTTACAATTTTGAAGAGGCAGATACAGGGATGCTTTTTAAGCTATTTGATATGTACGAAAGGGAGGCCAGGCGCATAGTGGAAAAGGGCCTGGTCCTGCCGGCCTACGATTATGTGCTCAAATGCTCCCATACCTTTAACCTCCTGGATGCCCGGGGCGCCATCAGCGTTACCGAACGCACAGCCTTCATTCACCGGGTACGCAGCCTGGCCCGGGCCTGTGCCGAGGCCTATGTGGTCCAGCGGGAAGAAATGGGTTACCCCCTTTTAAAGAAATAA
- a CDS encoding DUF4342 domain-containing protein, whose amino-acid sequence MNSELEKIDLIRSRLGVGYKEAKEALDAAGGDVVQALIRLEEERKHITEKLQDRGQEFLEHLKDFFHRSQETKIKVKQGERTVMELPASLGALGLVGTLASSQLAVLGALGAITAMAKNYTLEIERPVRGDQQNQDQGEQYVEPAGPT is encoded by the coding sequence ATGAACAGCGAGCTGGAAAAAATTGATCTAATCAGGTCCCGCCTGGGGGTAGGTTACAAGGAGGCCAAGGAGGCCCTGGATGCAGCCGGGGGTGACGTGGTGCAGGCTCTCATTCGCCTGGAAGAAGAGAGGAAGCACATTACGGAAAAGCTCCAGGACCGGGGACAGGAATTTTTGGAGCACTTGAAGGATTTTTTTCACCGGAGCCAGGAAACTAAAATTAAGGTAAAACAGGGGGAAAGGACGGTAATGGAACTACCGGCTTCCCTGGGGGCCTTGGGTCTGGTGGGAACCCTGGCCAGCAGCCAGTTGGCTGTTTTGGGAGCCCTGGGGGCGATTACGGCCATGGCCAAGAATTATACCCTGGAAATTGAACGGCCCGTCCGGGGTGATCAGCAAAATCAAGATCAGGGTGAACAATATGTGGAACCGGCGGGCCCTACGTAA